In a genomic window of Variovorax paradoxus:
- a CDS encoding BON domain-containing protein → MHRLVLALASGAALVAGLSACVPLVVGGAAAVGVGMVATDRRSSGAQLDDQGIELRAAARVRDIANDQMYVSVTSYNRQVLLTGAVGNEADRRRVEDVVRGAENVRSVVNEITLGAPSTFQDRSNDLYITGKVKASLLDAKDIFANSFKVVTERGTVYLMGIATRRETDRATEVVRSVTGVQKVVRVVEVVSEADLSGAQRGGTGVSTPAPVAPASQPQPGTSSRVPLPPMEPLPNAAPAPAPAGGVTTSPIR, encoded by the coding sequence ATGCACCGCCTCGTTCTCGCACTCGCCTCGGGCGCGGCATTGGTCGCGGGCCTCTCGGCCTGCGTGCCGCTGGTGGTCGGCGGCGCGGCGGCGGTGGGCGTGGGCATGGTGGCGACCGACCGCCGCAGCTCGGGCGCCCAGCTCGACGACCAGGGCATCGAGCTGCGCGCCGCGGCCCGCGTGCGCGACATCGCCAACGACCAGATGTACGTCAGCGTGACCAGCTACAACCGCCAGGTGCTCTTGACCGGCGCGGTGGGCAACGAGGCCGATCGCCGCCGCGTCGAGGACGTGGTGCGCGGCGCCGAGAACGTGCGCTCGGTGGTCAACGAAATCACGCTGGGCGCGCCCAGCACCTTCCAGGACCGCTCCAACGACCTCTACATCACCGGCAAGGTCAAGGCCTCGCTGCTCGATGCCAAGGACATCTTCGCCAACTCCTTCAAGGTCGTGACCGAACGCGGCACGGTCTACCTGATGGGCATCGCCACGCGCCGCGAGACCGACCGCGCGACCGAGGTGGTGCGCAGCGTGACCGGCGTGCAGAAGGTGGTGCGCGTGGTCGAGGTGGTGAGCGAGGCCGACCTGAGCGGCGCCCAGCGCGGCGGCACCGGCGTCTCCACGCCCGCGCCCGTGGCGCCGGCCTCGCAGCCGCAGCCCGGCACCTCCTCGCGCGTGCCGCTGCCGCCGATGGAGCCGCTGCCGAATGCGGCACCGGCGCCCGCGCCGGCCGGTGGCGTGACGACCAGCCCGATCCGCTGA
- a CDS encoding SIS domain-containing protein gives MLEQRIQQHFIDSADLKYQAGPVLSKPISQAMQAILACVTSGGKVLACGSGVSGLLATQFASQFVGRFERERPELAAIALPGDSTDPAADGANAVDGDRFARQVRALGQAGDVLLALSVSGQSAPVLAAVHAAHERDMTVVALLGNANAGASAAPGTGGVIGRALRETDVQISVPHERGARIHEIHLLALHCLCDGVDAQLLGDPDSDVLSPSS, from the coding sequence ATGCTCGAGCAACGGATTCAGCAGCACTTCATCGACAGTGCCGACCTCAAGTACCAGGCCGGCCCGGTTCTGAGCAAACCCATTTCGCAGGCGATGCAGGCGATCCTGGCGTGCGTGACCAGCGGCGGCAAGGTGCTGGCCTGCGGGTCGGGCGTGTCGGGCCTGCTGGCCACGCAGTTCGCCTCGCAGTTCGTCGGCCGCTTCGAGCGCGAGCGGCCCGAGCTCGCGGCCATCGCGCTGCCCGGCGACAGCACCGATCCCGCGGCCGACGGCGCGAATGCCGTCGACGGCGACCGCTTCGCGCGCCAGGTGCGCGCGCTCGGCCAGGCCGGCGACGTGCTGCTCGCGCTCAGCGTCAGCGGCCAGTCGGCCCCGGTGCTCGCGGCGGTGCATGCCGCGCACGAGCGCGACATGACCGTGGTGGCGCTGCTCGGCAATGCCAACGCGGGCGCCTCGGCCGCGCCGGGCACGGGCGGCGTGATCGGCCGCGCGCTGCGCGAGACCGACGTGCAGATCAGCGTGCCGCACGAGCGCGGCGCGCGCATCCACGAGATCCACCTGCTCGCGCTGCATTGCCTGTGCGACGGCGTGGACGCGCAGCTGCTCGGCGATCCCGACAGCGACGTGCTGTCGCCGTCGAGCTGA
- a CDS encoding YraN family protein — protein sequence MKTTTTASAVTTKRRGDAAEDAALAYLERAGLRLVARNYRTPGRGGGEIDLIMRDPRDRTLVFVEVRQRSSAGHGGAGGSITAAKQRRIVFAARHYLARLREPPPCRFDVVLVEERITWLRAAFDAG from the coding sequence ATGAAGACCACGACGACGGCATCGGCCGTCACGACCAAGCGCCGCGGCGACGCGGCGGAGGACGCCGCACTGGCGTACCTGGAACGCGCGGGGCTGCGGCTGGTCGCGCGCAATTATCGGACGCCGGGCCGCGGCGGCGGCGAGATCGACCTGATCATGCGCGATCCGCGCGACCGCACGCTGGTGTTCGTCGAGGTGCGCCAGCGCAGTTCCGCGGGCCACGGCGGCGCGGGCGGCAGCATCACGGCGGCCAAGCAGCGGCGCATCGTGTTCGCGGCGCGCCACTATCTCGCCCGCCTGCGCGAGCCGCCGCCATGCCGCTTCGACGTGGTGCTGGTCGAGGAGCGCATCACCTGGTTGCGCGCGGCTTTCGACGCGGGCTGA
- the rsmI gene encoding 16S rRNA (cytidine(1402)-2'-O)-methyltransferase — protein MASLAPASFGAALGAARDAAGAQHYPQGTLYVVATPIGNLADITLRALHVLQLVDAVACEDTRHTQSLLRAYGIDRPGAQLLALHQHNEAEAAQAVVARLAQGERIAYVSDAGTPGVSDPGARLVAAVHAAGLRALPLPGASSVTTLVGAAGLVSDGSGDSASSAFVFAGFLPSKAGERDAAVQALAREPRAVVLLEAPHRIEPLARALAVLGERRVTVGRELTKQFEEIATLAAGALPAWFAAERDRTRGEFALVLHPVAVAADDGAEGERVLRLLLAELPVKSAVKLAAEITGAPRNTLYDMALRIRNASDEDAD, from the coding sequence TTGGCCTCACTCGCACCCGCCTCTTTCGGTGCCGCCCTCGGGGCCGCGCGCGACGCCGCCGGTGCGCAGCATTATCCGCAGGGCACCCTCTACGTGGTCGCCACGCCGATCGGCAACCTGGCCGACATCACCTTGCGCGCGCTGCACGTGCTGCAGCTGGTCGACGCCGTCGCCTGCGAGGACACGCGCCACACCCAGAGCCTGCTGCGCGCCTACGGCATCGACCGCCCCGGCGCGCAATTGCTCGCGCTGCACCAGCACAACGAGGCCGAGGCCGCGCAGGCCGTGGTCGCGCGGCTCGCGCAGGGCGAGCGCATCGCCTACGTCAGCGACGCCGGCACGCCGGGCGTGAGCGATCCCGGCGCACGGCTGGTGGCCGCGGTGCATGCGGCCGGCCTGCGCGCGCTGCCGCTGCCGGGCGCGAGCAGCGTCACCACGCTGGTCGGCGCGGCCGGGCTGGTGTCCGATGGCAGCGGCGACAGCGCGAGCAGCGCCTTCGTGTTCGCGGGCTTCCTGCCGAGCAAGGCCGGCGAGCGCGACGCCGCGGTGCAGGCGCTCGCGCGCGAGCCGCGCGCCGTGGTGCTGCTCGAGGCCCCGCACCGCATCGAGCCGCTGGCGCGCGCGCTGGCCGTGCTCGGCGAGCGCCGCGTCACCGTGGGCCGCGAGCTCACCAAGCAGTTCGAGGAGATCGCGACCCTGGCGGCCGGCGCCCTGCCCGCCTGGTTCGCGGCCGAGCGCGACCGCACGCGCGGCGAGTTCGCGCTGGTGCTGCATCCGGTGGCGGTGGCGGCCGACGACGGCGCCGAGGGCGAACGCGTGCTGCGCCTGCTGCTGGCCGAGCTGCCGGTCAAGAGCGCCGTGAAGCTCGCGGCCGAGATCACGGGCGCGCCGCGCAACACGCTCTACGACATGGCGCTGCGCATCCGCAACGCGTCGGACGAAGACGCCGACTAA
- a CDS encoding IclR family transcriptional regulator: MSEMLGRSFRVLEYLASHPEGVPLSLLAGDLQIPLSASHRLLTELIRYGYVRQEQRDGHYVLTIKLVSIGLSFLSNSGVVDVAQPLLDQLAKASGELVRLAVVDGDELTFVAKAQGATHGLRYDPDMGLSVALSCSAAGHAWLSTLPEDDAMALVAKKGLGKPEDFGPKAPTTLKAVMVYVKAARQRGFSLINEVFAPGMTAMAAPVFGPSGPAIGVITIAGPAVRLTPQRMETLGPTLMQAAAEVATASGASALFKKRA; this comes from the coding sequence ATGAGCGAAATGCTGGGACGCAGCTTCAGGGTGCTGGAATATCTGGCGTCCCATCCCGAGGGCGTGCCCCTGTCCCTGCTGGCGGGCGATCTGCAGATCCCGCTGAGCGCCTCGCACCGCCTGCTGACGGAGCTGATCCGCTACGGCTACGTGCGGCAGGAGCAGCGCGACGGCCACTACGTGCTGACCATCAAGCTGGTGTCGATCGGCCTCTCGTTCCTCAGCAACTCGGGCGTGGTCGATGTCGCGCAGCCGCTGCTCGACCAGCTCGCCAAGGCCTCGGGCGAACTGGTGCGCCTGGCGGTGGTCGACGGCGACGAACTCACCTTCGTGGCCAAGGCGCAGGGCGCCACCCACGGCCTGCGCTACGACCCGGACATGGGCCTGTCGGTGGCGCTGTCGTGCAGCGCGGCCGGCCATGCCTGGCTCTCGACCCTGCCCGAGGACGACGCGATGGCGCTGGTCGCGAAGAAGGGCCTGGGCAAGCCCGAGGACTTCGGCCCCAAGGCGCCGACCACGCTCAAGGCCGTGATGGTCTACGTGAAGGCGGCGCGCCAGCGCGGCTTCAGCCTGATCAACGAGGTCTTCGCGCCCGGCATGACCGCGATGGCGGCGCCGGTCTTCGGCCCGTCCGGCCCGGCCATCGGCGTCATCACCATCGCCGGTCCCGCGGTGCGGCTGACGCCGCAGCGCATGGAGACGCTCGGGCCGACGCTGATGCAGGCCGCGGCCGAGGTGGCGACGGCGAGCGGGGCCTCGGCGCTGTTCAAGAAGCGCGCTTAG
- a CDS encoding TRAP transporter substrate-binding protein: MKFLRTFALASLCIGLAAPALAQQERTIRFGHLNNTDHPVSLGVKRFAELLAAKSGGKMKVQEYPANQLGNEMQQQSALQGGVQQMSAPATTSLAGIVKDFGLVDFPFAVASFEQADQLLDGPLGQALIAKLPEKGLVALGYWDLGFRNVTNSKHPITKAEDLQGLKIRVIPNPVFLDTFKAFKANPVPMPFAELYGALESKAVDGQENPFAVILSNKFYEVQKFVSATNHVYAANIVLVSKKFWDQLSPTEQKWMREAADEARGYQRQTSRAAAQKAVGELQAKGAQFNEVAPKEQVRMREIAQPVIDKFAAQYDPAIVKLYNDELARIRGGKQ; this comes from the coding sequence GTGAAATTCCTTCGCACCTTCGCCCTCGCCAGCCTCTGCATCGGCCTCGCCGCGCCCGCCCTGGCGCAGCAGGAACGCACCATCCGCTTCGGCCACCTCAACAACACCGACCATCCGGTGAGCCTGGGCGTGAAGCGCTTCGCCGAGCTGCTCGCGGCCAAGAGCGGCGGCAAGATGAAGGTGCAGGAGTACCCGGCCAACCAGCTCGGCAACGAGATGCAGCAGCAGTCGGCGCTGCAGGGCGGCGTGCAGCAGATGTCGGCGCCCGCGACCACCTCGCTCGCGGGCATCGTCAAGGACTTCGGCCTGGTCGACTTCCCGTTCGCGGTCGCCAGCTTCGAGCAGGCCGACCAGCTGCTCGACGGCCCGCTGGGCCAGGCGCTGATCGCCAAGCTGCCCGAGAAGGGCCTGGTGGCGCTCGGCTACTGGGACCTGGGCTTTCGCAACGTGACCAACAGCAAGCACCCGATCACCAAGGCCGAGGACCTGCAGGGCCTGAAGATCCGCGTGATCCCGAACCCGGTGTTCCTCGACACCTTCAAGGCCTTCAAGGCCAACCCGGTGCCGATGCCCTTCGCCGAGCTCTACGGCGCGCTCGAGTCGAAGGCGGTCGACGGCCAGGAGAACCCGTTCGCCGTGATCCTGTCGAACAAGTTCTACGAGGTGCAGAAGTTCGTGAGCGCGACCAACCACGTGTACGCGGCCAACATCGTGCTCGTGAGCAAGAAGTTCTGGGACCAGCTCTCGCCCACCGAGCAGAAGTGGATGCGCGAGGCCGCCGACGAGGCGCGCGGCTACCAGCGCCAGACCAGCCGCGCCGCGGCGCAGAAGGCCGTCGGCGAGCTGCAGGCCAAGGGCGCGCAGTTCAACGAGGTGGCGCCGAAGGAGCAGGTGCGCATGCGCGAGATCGCGCAGCCGGTGATCGACAAGTTCGCGGCCCAGTACGACCCGGCCATCGTCAAGCTCTACAACGACGAGCTCGCGCGCATCCGCGGCGGCAAGCAGTGA
- a CDS encoding 3-dehydroquinate dehydratase: MKFLVLHGPNLNLFGRREPHIYGRTTLAEIDARIDKLARELDITVATIQSNHEGALVDFLHQHIDEAQGALVNPAGLTQHGVPLHDAIKAMPFPTIEVHMSNIAAREAWRAHSIISPAVRGTVQGLGPQSYLAALRALVEIVRDDKQ, from the coding sequence ATGAAGTTCCTCGTCCTGCACGGCCCCAACCTCAACCTCTTCGGCCGCCGCGAGCCGCACATCTACGGCCGCACCACCCTGGCCGAGATCGACGCGCGCATCGACAAGCTCGCGCGCGAGCTCGACATCACGGTGGCGACGATCCAGTCCAACCACGAAGGCGCGCTGGTCGACTTCCTGCACCAGCACATCGACGAGGCGCAGGGCGCGCTGGTCAATCCCGCGGGCCTCACCCAGCACGGCGTGCCGCTGCACGACGCGATCAAGGCCATGCCGTTCCCGACCATCGAGGTCCACATGTCGAACATCGCGGCGCGCGAGGCCTGGCGCGCGCACTCGATCATCTCGCCGGCCGTGCGCGGCACGGTGCAGGGGCTCGGACCGCAGTCCTATCTCGCGGCGCTGCGCGCGCTGGTCGAGATCGTGCGCGACGACAAGCAGTGA
- a CDS encoding TRAP transporter small permease, with the protein MNRWIDRACRVVEALIATFLAVMVVLVFGNVVLRYGLNSGITVSEEVSRWLFIWITFLGALVALREHAHLGVDMVVGKLPPLGRKLCLGASHLLMLYILWLLFQGSLAQTRINWDVEAPVTGASMAVVYASGLVFSVLAAALLLIELLRLLTGQLADDQLVAIQESEEAAALAQVLDHERERRA; encoded by the coding sequence ATGAATCGATGGATCGATCGCGCCTGCCGCGTGGTGGAGGCGCTGATCGCGACCTTCCTGGCCGTGATGGTGGTGCTGGTGTTCGGCAACGTGGTGCTGCGCTACGGCCTCAACTCGGGCATCACCGTGTCCGAGGAGGTCTCGCGCTGGCTGTTCATCTGGATCACCTTCCTGGGTGCGCTGGTGGCGCTGCGCGAGCATGCCCATCTCGGCGTGGACATGGTGGTCGGCAAGCTGCCGCCGCTGGGCCGCAAGCTGTGCCTCGGTGCCAGCCACCTGCTGATGCTCTACATCCTGTGGCTGCTGTTCCAGGGCAGCCTGGCGCAGACGCGGATCAACTGGGACGTGGAGGCGCCGGTCACCGGCGCCTCGATGGCCGTGGTCTATGCCTCGGGCCTGGTGTTCTCGGTGCTGGCCGCGGCGCTGCTGCTGATCGAACTGCTGCGCCTGCTCACGGGCCAGCTGGCCGACGACCAGCTGGTGGCGATCCAGGAATCGGAAGAGGCCGCCGCGCTCGCGCAGGTGCTCGACCACGAACGGGAGCGCCGCGCATGA
- a CDS encoding TRAP transporter large permease subunit: MTIAVFLGSLLLAMALGMPIAFALLASGVALMWQLDLFDAQILAQNLIGGADSFPLLAVPFFMLAGEIMNAGGLSRRIVALALALVGHVRGGLGYVTIMAGCLLSALSGSAVADAAALTALLLPMMVSAGHDRARAGGLIAATGIIGPVIPPSIGLVIFGVAANVSISKLFLAAIVPGLLIGGALWITWAWLVRHEKIEPPPRKSGREIASAAREAGWALMLPVIILVGLRMGVFTPTEAAVVAAVYALFVATVIYRELRFPDLYKIFVSAAKTSAVVMFLIAAAMVSAWLITVADLPAKVVALLEPFMGNKIVLMIAIMLLVMAVGTAMDMTPTILILTPVLMPVVAAAGIDPVYFGVMFIINNSIGLITPPVGVVLNVVAGVGRMRMDEVTRGVLPFMAAEFAIMFLMVLFPQLVTVPAKWFGG, translated from the coding sequence ATGACGATCGCCGTCTTCCTCGGATCGCTGCTGCTGGCCATGGCGCTCGGCATGCCGATCGCGTTCGCGCTGCTGGCCAGCGGCGTGGCGCTGATGTGGCAGCTCGACCTGTTCGATGCCCAGATCCTGGCGCAGAACCTGATCGGCGGCGCCGACAGCTTCCCGCTGCTGGCCGTGCCCTTCTTCATGCTCGCGGGCGAGATCATGAACGCGGGCGGCCTGTCGCGCCGCATCGTCGCGCTGGCGCTCGCGCTGGTGGGCCATGTGCGCGGCGGCCTGGGCTACGTGACCATCATGGCCGGCTGCCTGCTGTCGGCGCTGTCGGGCTCGGCCGTGGCCGACGCGGCGGCACTGACCGCGCTGCTGCTGCCGATGATGGTCTCGGCCGGCCACGACCGCGCCCGCGCGGGCGGCCTGATCGCGGCCACCGGCATCATCGGCCCCGTGATCCCGCCGAGCATCGGGCTGGTGATCTTCGGCGTGGCGGCCAACGTCTCGATCTCCAAGCTCTTCCTCGCGGCCATCGTGCCCGGCCTGCTGATCGGCGGCGCGCTGTGGATCACCTGGGCCTGGCTGGTGCGGCACGAGAAGATCGAGCCGCCGCCGCGCAAGTCCGGCCGCGAGATCGCCAGCGCCGCGCGCGAGGCCGGCTGGGCGCTGATGCTGCCGGTGATCATCCTGGTCGGCCTGCGCATGGGCGTGTTCACGCCCACCGAGGCGGCCGTGGTGGCCGCCGTCTACGCGCTCTTCGTGGCCACGGTCATCTACCGCGAGCTGCGTTTTCCCGATCTCTACAAGATCTTCGTGAGCGCCGCCAAGACCAGCGCGGTCGTGATGTTCCTGATCGCCGCGGCGATGGTCAGCGCCTGGCTGATCACGGTGGCCGACCTGCCCGCCAAGGTGGTGGCGCTGCTCGAGCCCTTCATGGGCAACAAGATCGTGCTGATGATCGCGATCATGCTGCTGGTGATGGCGGTGGGCACGGCGATGGACATGACGCCGACCATCCTGATCCTCACGCCGGTGCTGATGCCGGTGGTGGCGGCGGCCGGCATCGACCCGGTCTACTTCGGCGTGATGTTCATCATCAACAACTCGATCGGGCTGATCACGCCGCCGGTGGGCGTGGTGCTCAACGTGGTGGCGGGCGTGGGCCGCATGCGCATGGACGAGGTCACGCGCGGCGTGCTGCCGTTCATGGCGGCGGAGTTCGCGATCATGTTCCTCATGGTGCTGTTCCCGCAACTGGTGACGGTGCCCGCCAAATGGTTCGGCGGCTGA
- a CDS encoding hyalin: MRAPALPPSRCRLRALCAALALFVPLAASAQDPARDVLPEQLQPRAFVGPTGLVRLGPRVLFSAFHVTTGQELWSSDGTTAGTVPLKDIRPGFRGAFPSWQTRFGAHVYFTATDGAHGLELWRSDGTARGTQRVTDLNPGEADAMPAELTAWRDALYFVANDGRHGFQLWKTGGDARSTQRVSAIDAGPGAVVRQLTPAGRRLFFTATSRAHGHELWVSEGTPETTRLVKDIRPGAEDGNLENLVAIGDRLWFTANDGQHGIELWTSDGSKAGTRMVKDIRPGEGASRPAHLTAVGSTLYFAAEDGTHGIELWRSDGTEAGTRLVKDLRPGAASSVPGPLAAFGGRLYFAATDGEAGAELWTSDGSAAGTRLVKDLGPGPGSGSPARFAQAAGRLWFSANDGVHGVEPWSTDGSTAGTRLAADVAPGPRHAMPLGFVALGDAVLFVADDGLGNERLWSRNTKGGARRATLIGDPLRERLR; the protein is encoded by the coding sequence ATGCGCGCGCCCGCCCTGCCGCCTTCGCGCTGCCGGCTGCGCGCGCTGTGCGCGGCGCTCGCGCTCTTCGTTCCGCTGGCCGCGTCGGCGCAGGACCCGGCGCGCGACGTGCTGCCCGAGCAGCTGCAGCCGCGCGCCTTTGTCGGGCCCACCGGCCTGGTGCGGCTGGGCCCGCGCGTGCTGTTCTCGGCCTTCCACGTGACCACCGGGCAGGAACTCTGGAGCAGCGACGGCACCACCGCCGGCACCGTGCCGCTGAAGGACATCCGCCCCGGCTTTCGCGGCGCCTTCCCGAGCTGGCAGACGCGCTTCGGCGCGCATGTCTACTTCACCGCCACCGACGGCGCGCACGGCCTCGAGCTGTGGCGCAGCGACGGCACGGCGCGCGGCACGCAGCGCGTGACCGACCTGAATCCCGGCGAGGCCGACGCGATGCCGGCCGAGCTGACGGCCTGGCGCGATGCGCTGTACTTCGTCGCCAACGACGGCCGCCACGGCTTCCAGCTGTGGAAGACCGGCGGCGATGCGCGCAGCACGCAACGCGTGTCCGCGATCGACGCGGGCCCGGGCGCGGTGGTGCGCCAGCTCACGCCGGCCGGCCGGCGGCTGTTCTTCACCGCCACCAGCCGCGCCCATGGGCACGAGCTCTGGGTCAGCGAGGGCACGCCCGAGACCACGCGGCTGGTGAAGGACATCCGCCCCGGCGCGGAGGACGGCAACCTCGAGAACCTGGTGGCGATCGGCGACCGGCTCTGGTTCACCGCGAACGACGGCCAACATGGCATCGAGCTCTGGACCAGCGACGGCAGCAAGGCCGGCACGCGCATGGTCAAGGACATCCGGCCCGGCGAGGGCGCGTCGCGGCCCGCGCATCTCACGGCCGTGGGCAGCACGCTCTACTTCGCGGCCGAGGACGGCACGCATGGCATCGAGCTCTGGCGCAGCGACGGCACCGAGGCCGGCACGCGGCTGGTGAAGGACCTGCGGCCCGGCGCCGCGAGCTCGGTGCCCGGCCCGCTCGCGGCCTTCGGCGGCCGGCTCTACTTCGCCGCCACCGACGGCGAGGCCGGCGCCGAACTCTGGACCAGCGACGGCAGCGCGGCCGGCACCCGGCTCGTGAAGGACCTGGGGCCGGGACCCGGCAGCGGCTCGCCCGCGCGCTTCGCGCAGGCCGCCGGCCGGCTGTGGTTCTCGGCCAACGACGGCGTGCACGGCGTGGAGCCCTGGTCCACCGATGGCAGCACGGCCGGCACGCGGCTCGCGGCCGATGTCGCGCCCGGACCGCGCCATGCGATGCCGCTGGGCTTCGTCGCGCTCGGCGACGCGGTGCTGTTCGTGGCCGACGACGGCCTCGGCAACGAACGCCTGTGGTCGCGCAACACGAAGGGCGGCGCGCGCCGCGCCACGCTGATCGGCGATCCGCTGCGCGAGCGCCTGCGCTGA
- a CDS encoding PQQ-binding-like beta-propeller repeat protein — protein sequence MRLTSLAATLLACGAIGAPLLLAGCGGGDSGGGAFPWFAAPPPAPNPPAPPPAPPAAGPSAAELADCCTAGDRDFPKVGGNLGNQNYSSLAKIDKARVGQLGGAWLNRIEGGTNTGNSQSTTVVVDGVIYIESALGNLIAVDGKTGVTKWKWTTPYGAITRRGAAVAKDLGLVYTVATGNRLVALDTKTGKPVWIKQYPSSTTDPDYQGAVQKVALVYHDKRLYVGTNDGNRGAAFSADAATGKVLSTFWGVPRVGERGYDTWGGAPESDRTGATPWIHPAVDPELGLVYWTFGNVRGGSSQNGSTRPGLNLFANSIVALDLKTGEYKWHFQSVHHDIWDMDNVMSPVLANVRIAGQERKVVIYGSKTGMYYILDRKDGSAPLGIDEMPVKQDARQASWPTQPFPRQGAWTETCIVDQPLGTAIPGDPNRAVPNYLKGCLYDAHWDVPLLSIPGHGGGANWNHQSFSPRTGLVYTGMGYVSAAHSLTESSNGLRPPGTYMTGAVVAVDPGTNLVKWKKPMPYSLAHGNGILSTGADLLFIGQPDGNLLALDAGDGNELWRFQTGAAIAASPVAYEVDGEQYIAVYAGGTSIPYGDSAPRGDYLWAFKVGGTVAPAATPRPPEVRRPVSGQPVEGAALPTPNTVFLARVQTAANAPGTSESTAVNAMTPTWMRVPANTTVTFTNPAGNANQHCATQFFEGRFDFKLAPGQSAQHRFDTPGEYFYNDCHSARPTGKIVVY from the coding sequence ATGCGACTCACATCACTGGCAGCGACGCTGCTCGCCTGCGGCGCGATCGGCGCGCCCCTGCTGCTGGCCGGCTGCGGCGGCGGCGATTCGGGCGGCGGCGCCTTTCCCTGGTTCGCGGCGCCCCCGCCGGCACCCAATCCACCGGCCCCGCCGCCGGCACCGCCCGCGGCCGGCCCCTCGGCCGCCGAACTGGCCGACTGCTGCACCGCGGGCGACCGCGACTTCCCCAAGGTGGGCGGCAACCTCGGCAACCAGAACTACTCGAGCCTCGCGAAGATCGACAAGGCGCGCGTCGGCCAGCTCGGCGGCGCCTGGCTCAACCGCATCGAGGGCGGTACCAACACCGGCAACAGCCAGAGCACCACGGTGGTGGTCGACGGCGTGATCTACATCGAGTCGGCGCTCGGCAACCTGATCGCGGTCGACGGCAAGACTGGCGTCACCAAGTGGAAATGGACCACGCCCTATGGCGCGATCACGCGCCGCGGCGCGGCGGTCGCGAAGGACCTGGGCCTGGTCTACACCGTGGCCACGGGCAACCGGCTGGTGGCGCTCGACACGAAGACCGGCAAGCCGGTCTGGATCAAGCAGTACCCGAGCAGCACCACCGACCCCGACTACCAGGGCGCGGTGCAGAAGGTGGCGCTGGTCTATCACGACAAGCGCCTCTACGTGGGCACCAACGACGGCAACCGCGGCGCCGCCTTCTCGGCCGACGCGGCCACGGGCAAGGTGCTCTCCACCTTCTGGGGCGTGCCGCGCGTGGGCGAGCGCGGCTACGACACCTGGGGCGGCGCGCCCGAATCGGACCGCACCGGCGCCACGCCGTGGATCCACCCGGCGGTCGATCCCGAGCTGGGGCTCGTCTACTGGACCTTCGGCAACGTGCGCGGCGGCTCCTCGCAGAACGGCTCCACGCGGCCGGGCCTGAACCTGTTCGCCAACTCGATCGTCGCGCTCGACCTCAAGACCGGCGAGTACAAGTGGCACTTCCAGTCGGTGCACCACGACATCTGGGACATGGACAACGTGATGTCGCCGGTGCTGGCCAACGTGAGGATCGCGGGCCAGGAGCGCAAGGTCGTGATCTACGGCAGCAAGACCGGCATGTACTACATCCTCGATCGCAAGGACGGCAGCGCGCCGCTGGGCATCGACGAGATGCCGGTCAAGCAGGACGCCCGCCAGGCGAGCTGGCCGACCCAGCCCTTCCCGCGCCAGGGCGCGTGGACCGAGACCTGCATCGTCGACCAGCCGCTGGGCACCGCGATCCCGGGCGACCCGAACCGCGCCGTGCCCAACTACCTCAAGGGCTGCCTCTACGACGCGCACTGGGACGTGCCGCTGCTGTCGATCCCGGGCCACGGCGGCGGCGCCAACTGGAACCACCAGTCCTTCAGCCCGCGCACCGGCCTGGTCTACACCGGCATGGGCTACGTCTCGGCCGCGCACTCGCTGACCGAGTCGAGCAACGGCCTGCGCCCGCCGGGCACCTACATGACCGGCGCGGTGGTGGCGGTCGACCCGGGCACCAACCTGGTCAAGTGGAAGAAGCCCATGCCCTACTCGCTGGCGCACGGCAACGGCATCCTGAGCACGGGGGCCGACCTGCTGTTCATCGGTCAGCCCGACGGCAACCTGCTCGCGCTCGACGCGGGCGACGGCAACGAGCTGTGGCGCTTCCAGACCGGCGCGGCCATCGCCGCGAGCCCGGTGGCCTACGAGGTCGACGGCGAGCAGTACATCGCGGTCTACGCGGGCGGCACCAGCATCCCCTACGGCGACTCGGCGCCGCGCGGCGACTACCTCTGGGCCTTCAAGGTCGGCGGCACGGTGGCGCCGGCGGCCACGCCCAGGCCGCCCGAGGTGCGCCGGCCGGTGTCGGGCCAGCCGGTGGAAGGCGCGGCGCTGCCCACGCCCAACACCGTGTTCCTCGCGCGCGTGCAGACCGCGGCCAACGCGCCCGGCACCAGCGAGAGCACCGCGGTCAACGCGATGACGCCGACCTGGATGCGCGTGCCCGCGAACACCACCGTGACCTTCACCAACCCCGCCGGCAATGCCAACCAGCACTGCGCCACGCAGTTCTTCGAGGGCCGCTTCGACTTCAAGCTCGCACCGGGCCAGTCGGCGCAGCACCGCTTCGACACGCCCGGCGAGTACTTCTACAACGACTGCCACAGCGCGCGACCGACCGGCAAGATCGTCGTGTACTGA